The proteins below come from a single Nitrospira sp. genomic window:
- a CDS encoding NADH-quinone oxidoreductase subunit B yields MGLIQLGGHDKDGSPDVITLTVEKAVNWARKGSLWPMTFGLACCAIEMIAAVSSRYDMDRYGAGVFRASPRQSDLMIVAGTVCRRMAPVIRKIYDQMPEPKYVIAMGSCATSGNIYDSYSVVQGVDRFVPVDIYVPGCPPTPEALFDGILKLQERIMQKRVFLSQPKEVKDALKV; encoded by the coding sequence ATGGGACTAATTCAACTGGGGGGTCACGACAAAGACGGCTCCCCGGACGTCATCACGCTCACGGTTGAAAAGGCCGTGAATTGGGCTAGAAAAGGGTCCTTATGGCCCATGACCTTCGGACTTGCCTGCTGCGCCATTGAAATGATTGCAGCCGTCTCGTCCCGGTATGACATGGACCGCTATGGAGCAGGGGTCTTCCGCGCCTCCCCCCGCCAATCAGACCTGATGATCGTCGCGGGTACGGTCTGCCGACGGATGGCCCCGGTGATCCGCAAAATCTACGACCAGATGCCGGAACCGAAGTACGTCATTGCCATGGGGTCCTGTGCGACATCAGGCAATATTTACGATAGTTACAGCGTGGTGCAGGGAGTCGATCGCTTCGTACCGGTCGACATCTACGTGCCCGGGTGTCCTCCAACGCCAGAAGCCCTGTTCGACGGCATTCTGAAACTGCAGGAGCGCATCATGCAAAAGCGCGTGTTCCTCTCGCAACCGAAGGAAGTCAAAGACGCCCTGAAGGTCTAA
- a CDS encoding NADH-quinone oxidoreductase subunit C: MNHLAQRIEDTFPGACTKVVEWRGDVAVTVNRANLHDVALFLKNDPAMRFDYIVHVSSVDWPDDEERFEVVYEVYSIRTRQRIRLKTRVPESDCIVDSLTDVWKGADFMEREVYDMMGIRFRNHPDLRRILMPDEYEEGYPLRKDFPLRGRGWRDTFEFLDEPTR; the protein is encoded by the coding sequence ATGAATCACCTGGCACAACGAATCGAGGACACTTTTCCCGGCGCCTGCACGAAAGTGGTGGAATGGCGCGGAGACGTGGCGGTGACGGTCAATCGCGCGAATCTTCACGACGTGGCCTTGTTTCTCAAAAACGATCCTGCCATGCGATTCGACTATATCGTCCACGTCAGCTCGGTGGACTGGCCCGACGACGAAGAGCGGTTTGAAGTCGTCTACGAAGTCTATTCAATCCGTACACGGCAACGGATTCGTCTGAAAACGCGAGTGCCGGAATCGGACTGCATCGTGGATTCCTTGACCGATGTCTGGAAAGGCGCCGACTTCATGGAGCGCGAAGTCTACGACATGATGGGCATCCGGTTCCGAAACCATCCCGACCTTCGCCGCATTCTCATGCCGGATGAATACGAGGAAGGCTATCCCCTGCGCAAAGATTTTCCACTCCGCGGAAGAGGCTGGCGCGATACGTTCGAATTTTTGGATGAACCGACCCGGTAA
- the nuoD gene encoding NADH dehydrogenase (quinone) subunit D, giving the protein MAQFEDQRTTVYKVDPEHPESETLPTLRTEELLLNMGPQHPSTHGVLKVILELEGERLVKSTPVMGFLHRGVEKLAEEGTYHQFIPHTDRLDYVCAMYNNFAYCRAVEKLMNITVPDRAEYLRTIVAEIQRIIGHQFWLGTQALDIGAMTVFFYCFRDREILLDWFDELCGARLTTSWYRIGGVERDFTPSLFAKLKQFLDYFPPKIDEYVIFLEKNRIWLARTKGVAVISAEDALSFGLSGPTLRGSGVDYDLRKYEPYSAYPKCEFNVPVGKNGDTYDRYWIRVQELYESVKIIRQCLEQIQDGPIMADVPSVTLPPKERVFTNLESMIQQFKLFSQGFNAPPGEIYCGTEAHKGELGFYIVSTGGGKPYRLKIRAPSFIHMGAFDHMSKGYMIADAVTIFGTYDIVMGECDR; this is encoded by the coding sequence ATGGCACAGTTCGAAGATCAACGTACCACCGTCTATAAAGTCGATCCGGAGCATCCGGAAAGCGAAACGCTCCCGACGCTCCGGACTGAAGAGCTTCTGCTCAATATGGGCCCCCAACACCCGAGCACCCACGGAGTGTTGAAGGTCATCCTCGAGCTGGAAGGCGAACGGCTGGTCAAGTCCACCCCGGTCATGGGATTTCTTCACCGCGGCGTGGAAAAGCTTGCGGAGGAGGGCACCTATCATCAATTCATCCCGCACACGGATCGGCTCGACTACGTGTGCGCGATGTATAACAACTTCGCCTACTGCCGGGCGGTAGAAAAATTGATGAACATCACAGTGCCGGATCGCGCAGAATATCTGCGTACGATCGTGGCAGAGATTCAGCGCATTATCGGCCATCAGTTCTGGCTGGGCACCCAGGCCCTCGACATCGGCGCGATGACTGTCTTTTTCTACTGTTTCCGGGACCGTGAAATTCTACTCGACTGGTTTGATGAACTGTGCGGCGCCCGACTTACCACCAGTTGGTATCGCATCGGGGGAGTGGAACGGGACTTCACGCCGTCGTTGTTTGCCAAGCTAAAACAATTCCTCGACTACTTCCCGCCGAAAATCGATGAGTATGTGATTTTCTTGGAGAAGAACCGCATCTGGCTGGCACGAACCAAGGGCGTGGCCGTGATCTCTGCCGAAGATGCGTTGAGCTTTGGCCTAAGCGGACCAACGCTGCGCGGCTCCGGCGTTGATTACGATCTCCGCAAATATGAACCCTATTCCGCCTACCCGAAATGTGAATTCAACGTCCCCGTCGGCAAGAACGGCGACACCTACGACCGATACTGGATTCGGGTTCAAGAGCTCTATGAAAGCGTCAAGATCATCCGCCAATGCCTCGAGCAGATCCAGGATGGGCCAATCATGGCGGACGTGCCCAGTGTGACCCTACCTCCTAAGGAGCGGGTGTTCACCAACCTGGAATCCATGATTCAGCAGTTCAAGTTGTTTTCGCAGGGGTTCAATGCGCCTCCCGGAGAAATCTACTGCGGGACCGAGGCCCATAAAGGCGAGTTAGGCTTTTACATCGTCAGCACGGGCGGCGGAAAGCCGTACCGGCTGAAAATTCGCGCGCCCTCGTTTATCCATATGGGCGCGTTCGATCATATGTCGAAAGGCTACATGATCGCCGACGCCGTGACGATTTTCGGGACCTACGACATCGTCATGGGCGAATGTGACCGTTGA
- a CDS encoding molybdopterin-dependent oxidoreductase has product MKPATNPDVEAATIELSIDGRTVSAKDGVSLYDVIASTGKIIPAMCYHYTFDPFGSCGMCLVMQEGKKAPVRSCTAKATAGMVIRTDGDDLFAARKKAVEKHLSVHPLDCPVCDADGHCELQDMAFQHGVTNLASAKQKFIPEDTRSLVLDFNMNRCIACAECINVCKDVLMIDALQFMKKGGFNQVVAKGDQPLACEFCGDCLAVCPVGAITNKYSKYLYKPWQMKKTTTTCNYCGDGCQLHLETKDTEVVRVTSPLSWKNKWGDRSETAKGHGGLCVRGRFGFQYIDSAQRLRQPLVRTGDTLTETPWLEAMQTVIDRLSDIHRKHGPESIAGLITARCTNEELYLFQKLMRAGLRTNQLDSSARYGHLNYVHAVRHAVGIGRPLNDWEDLTKAKAVLVIGSNITETNPLTAVRIKEAIRVYQAQVIVVDSSTTNIAQLASHPLLVKPGTEALLIDGLVKAVIEQDLVDETTTAKYPQAFAALKDAVAQVSLEQISGQTGISVDQIREIATIFAEAPRAIALCAEGIVRRPNGYQNVLKLLDLAWVTGKLGQPGSGVTTVTEEINEQGAIDMGVAPEFLPGQARFDDPGARERFGKAWEVTLPAIGTGANLLEILARIQSGQIKALYVIGENPLATLPASMQVRSALEKLQLLIVQDPFLTETARMAHVVLPAATYAEKDGTFTSLEGKVLRVRQAIDHVGESLPDWHIMTALANGLGYEWPYQSPQDVQNEIMRLLPGYYNLGQPRRISPSPDSYLSNGYTSEVADRYRRPSVPGSTGTDARPFTLIMGQVLYHSGKMSTQASGLINIEPNNQRIRMNPADVEQLGITEQSTVRLTSRQGSVQAGVKADPDIQIGSCFFPEHFNEPPVKDLMTTEADPVTGVPYFKSTRVTIEKVGA; this is encoded by the coding sequence TTGAAACCAGCCACCAATCCCGACGTCGAAGCCGCGACCATCGAACTATCTATTGATGGACGAACGGTATCGGCAAAGGACGGCGTCTCGCTCTATGACGTCATCGCCAGCACGGGCAAGATTATTCCCGCCATGTGCTACCACTACACGTTTGATCCGTTCGGATCCTGCGGCATGTGTTTGGTGATGCAAGAAGGTAAGAAAGCTCCGGTTCGCTCCTGTACCGCAAAAGCCACAGCAGGCATGGTCATCCGAACCGATGGGGACGATCTGTTCGCGGCGCGCAAAAAGGCGGTTGAAAAACATCTGTCCGTCCATCCGTTAGACTGCCCGGTCTGCGACGCCGACGGCCATTGCGAACTTCAGGACATGGCGTTCCAACATGGCGTCACGAATCTCGCCAGCGCCAAGCAAAAGTTTATCCCCGAAGACACGCGCAGCCTCGTGCTGGACTTCAACATGAATCGCTGCATCGCCTGCGCAGAATGCATCAACGTCTGCAAAGACGTGTTGATGATCGACGCGCTGCAATTCATGAAAAAGGGCGGCTTCAACCAAGTCGTGGCCAAAGGCGATCAGCCGCTGGCCTGTGAATTTTGCGGCGACTGTCTGGCGGTCTGCCCCGTCGGTGCCATCACGAACAAATACTCCAAGTATTTGTACAAACCGTGGCAAATGAAGAAGACCACGACGACATGTAACTATTGTGGTGACGGCTGCCAGCTGCACCTGGAGACCAAAGATACCGAGGTCGTCCGCGTGACGTCGCCGCTTTCCTGGAAGAATAAATGGGGGGATCGTTCTGAAACCGCCAAGGGCCATGGCGGGCTCTGCGTCCGAGGCCGATTCGGCTTTCAATACATCGACAGCGCGCAACGGCTGCGGCAACCGTTGGTTCGCACCGGCGACACCTTAACGGAAACGCCCTGGCTGGAGGCGATGCAAACGGTCATCGACCGACTCTCTGACATTCACCGTAAGCACGGCCCGGAGTCCATTGCCGGGCTCATCACCGCCCGTTGCACGAACGAAGAGCTGTATTTGTTCCAAAAGCTCATGCGGGCTGGTCTCAGAACCAACCAACTCGACAGTAGCGCGCGGTACGGTCACCTCAATTATGTGCACGCCGTGCGGCATGCGGTCGGCATCGGCCGCCCGCTGAATGATTGGGAGGATCTGACCAAAGCCAAAGCTGTCCTGGTCATCGGCTCGAACATCACCGAAACCAATCCATTGACGGCTGTTCGCATTAAGGAAGCCATCCGCGTGTATCAGGCGCAAGTGATCGTTGTGGACTCGTCCACGACCAACATCGCACAACTCGCGTCCCATCCGCTTTTGGTGAAGCCGGGAACGGAAGCCCTGCTGATCGACGGACTCGTCAAGGCCGTCATCGAACAGGATCTTGTGGACGAGACCACCACAGCCAAATATCCCCAGGCATTTGCGGCCTTGAAGGACGCGGTCGCACAGGTGTCCCTCGAGCAGATATCCGGTCAGACGGGTATCTCAGTCGATCAGATCCGCGAAATCGCGACCATCTTTGCCGAAGCGCCGCGCGCGATTGCCCTGTGTGCTGAAGGAATCGTTCGTCGACCGAACGGATACCAAAATGTCCTCAAGCTGCTCGATCTCGCCTGGGTGACCGGGAAACTCGGACAACCGGGATCCGGCGTCACCACCGTCACCGAGGAAATCAATGAACAGGGTGCCATCGACATGGGTGTAGCCCCTGAGTTTTTGCCCGGGCAGGCCAGATTCGATGATCCTGGCGCGCGTGAACGATTCGGCAAGGCCTGGGAAGTGACCCTTCCCGCCATTGGAACAGGCGCGAACCTCCTTGAAATTCTCGCGCGTATTCAGAGTGGCCAGATCAAAGCCCTCTATGTCATTGGAGAAAATCCATTGGCGACCTTGCCGGCTTCGATGCAGGTGAGAAGCGCACTCGAGAAACTCCAGCTTTTGATCGTTCAGGATCCGTTCCTGACCGAGACCGCCCGTATGGCGCATGTCGTGCTGCCCGCAGCTACCTATGCCGAAAAGGACGGTACCTTTACCAGCCTTGAAGGGAAAGTCTTGCGCGTCCGCCAGGCCATCGATCATGTCGGAGAAAGCCTGCCGGATTGGCATATCATGACCGCGCTGGCCAATGGCCTTGGCTACGAATGGCCCTACCAATCGCCGCAGGATGTACAAAACGAAATCATGAGGCTGCTGCCAGGCTATTACAATCTCGGCCAGCCGCGTCGGATTTCCCCATCGCCCGACTCCTATCTCTCGAATGGGTATACATCAGAGGTTGCAGACCGCTATCGCCGCCCGTCGGTACCAGGTTCTACAGGCACTGACGCTCGGCCATTTACCCTGATTATGGGGCAAGTGCTTTATCACTCCGGCAAAATGTCCACGCAGGCATCGGGGCTCATCAACATCGAACCGAACAACCAGCGCATACGGATGAATCCGGCCGACGTGGAACAACTCGGCATCACTGAGCAATCCACTGTCCGCCTGACGTCTCGACAAGGCTCTGTGCAGGCTGGAGTGAAGGCCGACCCGGACATTCAGATCGGATCCTGCTTCTTCCCCGAACATTTCAACGAGCCGCCCGTGAAAGATCTGATGACCACGGAGGCCGATCCAGTGACCGGAGTACCGTATTTCAAATCAACGCGCGTCACGATTGAAAAGGTTGGTGCGTAA
- a CDS encoding NADH-quinone oxidoreductase subunit I codes for MSLEVVGMSVGALTKKILHAALFYEIWDAMKVTFKHMFHRPITFQYPREQRTIPDGHRGALGLLRYADGRDRCVGCDLCEAACPSRCIKVISQEDPERPLQRFASEFYIDITKCVFCGYCVEACPVNALAMTKMYEFSTHDKRTLLFDKKRLYEVGARHLDDAKKYLYTHNQEKNSDESREYRYYFPQSVLKPTQSQPKHLS; via the coding sequence TTGTCGTTAGAGGTGGTGGGAATGAGTGTCGGGGCGTTAACCAAAAAAATTCTTCATGCCGCGTTGTTCTATGAAATTTGGGACGCCATGAAGGTAACCTTCAAACACATGTTTCACCGACCCATCACGTTCCAGTATCCCCGCGAACAACGGACGATTCCGGATGGTCACCGCGGCGCCCTCGGACTACTTCGTTATGCCGACGGTCGGGATCGTTGCGTAGGCTGCGATCTCTGCGAAGCGGCCTGTCCCTCGCGTTGCATCAAGGTCATTAGTCAGGAAGACCCCGAACGGCCTTTGCAACGATTCGCGAGCGAGTTCTATATCGATATCACCAAGTGCGTGTTTTGCGGCTATTGCGTGGAGGCCTGCCCGGTCAACGCGCTGGCCATGACGAAGATGTACGAATTCTCCACTCACGACAAGCGCACCCTCCTGTTCGACAAGAAGCGCCTCTACGAGGTTGGCGCACGCCATCTCGACGACGCCAAAAAATATCTCTACACGCACAACCAAGAAAAAAATTCGGACGAGAGTCGGGAGTATCGTTATTACTTCCCGCAATCAGTTCTCAAACCTACACAGTCGCAACCCAAACATTTGAGCTGA
- a CDS encoding NADH-quinone oxidoreductase subunit J, with product MAFLFFAYFAVVSIVAGILTVSLKNPVQCGLALLALLLHVSGLFVMLNAEFLWAVQVIVYAGAILVLYLFVLMLLNLKTDDRYFHARTPYLLAPAAIGLAYLVFLLIRSPFSGSRGDASTAAVLLNGDAHAVGIKMFSEYLLQFEIIGVFLTGAIVGAIVLAKTPKSIETRRDA from the coding sequence ATGGCTTTCCTGTTTTTCGCGTATTTCGCAGTGGTCAGTATTGTCGCCGGCATCCTGACCGTGTCACTGAAAAACCCGGTCCAGTGTGGGCTCGCCCTCCTGGCCCTGCTCCTTCACGTCTCAGGCCTGTTCGTCATGCTGAACGCCGAATTTCTCTGGGCCGTACAGGTCATTGTCTATGCCGGGGCGATCCTCGTGCTCTATCTCTTCGTCCTCATGTTGCTGAACCTCAAAACGGACGACCGCTATTTCCACGCCAGGACGCCCTATCTCCTGGCCCCCGCGGCCATCGGCTTGGCGTATCTTGTCTTCTTGTTGATCCGTTCTCCGTTCAGCGGATCCCGCGGCGACGCCTCAACAGCCGCAGTTCTTCTCAACGGAGATGCCCATGCGGTCGGCATTAAAATGTTCAGCGAGTATTTGCTGCAGTTTGAAATTATCGGTGTGTTTCTGACCGGAGCTATCGTCGGCGCGATTGTGCTGGCAAAAACGCCCAAGTCGATCGAAACGAGGCGGGACGCATGA
- the nuoK gene encoding NADH-quinone oxidoreductase subunit NuoK — MIPLSAYVVVSAILFTTGLLGVLIRRNFIIVLMSVEIMLNAATINLVAFSHYLESMQGQIVALFMIAIAAGEAAIGLAIIIVVFRGKISTNVDEMNLLKW; from the coding sequence ATGATTCCTTTATCCGCCTATGTCGTAGTCAGTGCCATTTTGTTTACAACAGGCCTGCTCGGGGTGCTCATCCGACGGAACTTCATTATCGTGCTCATGTCTGTCGAAATCATGCTGAATGCGGCCACGATCAACCTGGTCGCCTTCTCGCACTATCTCGAATCCATGCAAGGCCAAATCGTCGCCTTGTTCATGATCGCCATTGCCGCGGGAGAAGCGGCCATCGGGCTCGCGATCATCATTGTGGTGTTCCGCGGCAAAATTTCCACCAACGTCGACGAGATGAATCTCTTGAAGTGGTAA
- the nuoL gene encoding NADH-quinone oxidoreductase subunit L — MSDSIDLIVKLIPLFPLMAVIVNGLFGHRYSHDLAHRFAWGSVLMSFLCVLAVFTETLRTGAAREVIAYKWIFGGDLTINLAYLIDPLTCIMLLVITGVGFLIHVYSVGYMHGETGFTRFFVYMNLFMVSMLLLVMGNNYVVLFIGWEGVGLCSYLLIGYYYDKVSAAKAATKAFVVNRIGDAGFLLAIFLVFVNFKTLDYTQVMQNAAQLSPEMATAIALCLLVGAVGKSAQLPLYTWLPDAMEGPTPVSALIHAATMVTAGVYMIVRNHAIFDLAPVAMTTVAWIGGVTALFAATIGLVQTDIKRVLAYSTVSQLGYMFLGCGLGAYTAAVFHLMTHAFFKALLFLSAGSVIHALSGEQDIRKMGALKSKIPWTHTLFLIGTIAIAGIPPLAGFWSKDEIMGHAFVHHHYLLYGMAAVGAFLTSFYMFRLTYLTFYGTSRLDHHTAEHVHESPMVMIGPLIVLATLSVIGGFPGVPPENGWFHHFLHSVAGVAGEEHATPPALMFGLMGTATVIALLGWGLAHYFYSGPSTAATALADRMPGVYTTLLNKYYVDELYDTLFVEPTKKLGRLCDWFDRTIIDGLVRSIDRGTDLSSAAITWTEKHVVYAGLNIIGYANHLLARSWRRLQTGMVHQYAAIIVAGLFILAHLILLIWTGGGSTGYSAR; from the coding sequence GTGTCTGATTCTATTGATTTGATCGTCAAATTGATTCCCCTGTTTCCGCTGATGGCTGTCATTGTGAACGGCCTCTTCGGACACCGGTATTCCCACGATCTGGCCCATCGCTTCGCGTGGGGCTCGGTGCTGATGTCCTTCCTCTGCGTGTTGGCCGTCTTTACAGAAACTTTGCGCACCGGGGCGGCTCGGGAAGTCATCGCCTACAAATGGATCTTCGGCGGCGACCTCACCATCAATCTCGCCTATCTGATCGACCCCCTCACCTGCATCATGCTCTTGGTGATCACCGGTGTCGGCTTCCTCATTCATGTCTACTCCGTCGGCTACATGCATGGGGAGACGGGGTTCACGCGCTTCTTCGTATACATGAACCTCTTTATGGTCTCGATGCTTCTCCTGGTGATGGGCAACAACTACGTGGTGTTGTTCATCGGCTGGGAAGGAGTAGGACTCTGTTCGTACCTGCTCATCGGCTACTACTACGACAAGGTGTCGGCCGCAAAGGCCGCCACAAAAGCCTTTGTCGTCAATCGTATCGGCGATGCCGGGTTCCTCTTGGCCATTTTCCTCGTCTTCGTCAATTTCAAGACGCTGGATTACACCCAGGTCATGCAGAACGCCGCGCAGCTCTCCCCAGAGATGGCTACCGCCATTGCGCTCTGCCTTCTCGTCGGCGCCGTCGGAAAATCCGCCCAGCTTCCCCTGTACACGTGGCTGCCGGATGCGATGGAAGGCCCAACCCCGGTCAGCGCGCTCATTCACGCAGCGACCATGGTCACCGCCGGCGTGTACATGATCGTCCGCAACCACGCCATTTTTGACCTGGCTCCCGTCGCCATGACCACCGTGGCCTGGATCGGGGGAGTGACGGCGCTGTTCGCGGCTACCATTGGGCTCGTCCAGACGGATATCAAGCGCGTGCTCGCCTATTCCACCGTGAGTCAGCTCGGCTATATGTTCCTGGGCTGCGGACTCGGCGCGTACACCGCCGCCGTGTTCCACCTCATGACCCACGCATTCTTCAAAGCCTTGCTGTTTCTCTCAGCCGGATCTGTCATCCACGCCCTATCCGGGGAACAGGACATCCGGAAGATGGGAGCCCTGAAGTCCAAGATTCCTTGGACCCACACACTCTTTTTGATCGGCACCATCGCCATCGCGGGAATCCCACCCCTGGCGGGATTCTGGAGCAAGGACGAAATCATGGGCCATGCCTTCGTCCACCACCATTACCTCCTCTATGGAATGGCAGCGGTGGGTGCATTCCTGACGTCGTTTTATATGTTCCGCCTGACATATCTCACGTTTTACGGAACGTCCCGACTGGATCACCACACAGCCGAACATGTGCATGAGTCACCGATGGTGATGATCGGACCGTTGATCGTTTTGGCGACTCTCTCCGTCATCGGTGGGTTCCCCGGCGTACCTCCGGAAAACGGTTGGTTCCACCACTTCCTTCACTCCGTCGCCGGAGTGGCAGGAGAAGAACATGCGACGCCACCCGCCTTGATGTTTGGCCTCATGGGCACAGCAACGGTCATCGCGCTGCTCGGGTGGGGGCTCGCACACTATTTCTATAGCGGCCCTTCGACCGCGGCCACCGCCCTGGCCGACCGCATGCCCGGCGTGTACACCACGCTGCTGAACAAGTATTACGTCGACGAACTCTACGACACTCTGTTCGTCGAGCCCACCAAAAAGCTGGGCAGACTTTGCGATTGGTTCGATCGCACTATTATCGACGGGCTTGTTCGCAGCATCGACCGGGGTACGGATCTGAGCTCTGCGGCCATCACCTGGACCGAAAAACACGTCGTCTACGCCGGCCTCAATATTATCGGCTATGCGAATCACCTCTTGGCGCGCTCATGGCGCCGCCTACAGACAGGCATGGTGCATCAATATGCCGCCATCATCGTGGCAGGCCTCTTCATTCTGGCTCACCTGATTTTGTTGATTTGGACCGGAGGCGGATCCACAGGGTATTCCGCGCGCTGA
- a CDS encoding NADH-quinone oxidoreductase subunit M: protein MLEEFSFGFPILSYLIFLPLVGAAVLWLIDDEDLLKSTTLGITLVELALACLVLVRFVPDSAAMQFAEHARWLPALGIGYHLAVDGISVLFVGLTAFLTVLVVIYSWDTIRNQVRLYFMALLALETTTMGIFVSIDLILFFVFWELMLIPSYFLIKLWGGGADRHYAALKYVLYTLLGSVFMLVGIALLDINYHQWAVTHHLDHVYSFDLLELLSVPIPLSQQILIFWLMFMGFAFKAPVFPFHTWLPDALVEGPIGMAVMLAGMKLGTYGFLRFTFPLVPEAAKSEGVIAIVMVLALCAILYGAVVALVQLDFKRLLAFSSISHLGFVVVGLFALNFQGLQGSLLTMINLGFSTAGLFFMAGFLSTRQQSSHLGSFGGFAKQAPLLATFLLLIGMASIGLPGTNGFVGEFLILLGAFKAKWWFGAVAVLGVIFGAAYFLWYYERSMLGPVGKHVSAVVKDLHMREITIALSLSVMILWIGLYPSPFLRMMNGSIQALVDRLDRAKVASVHTVTHVPTK, encoded by the coding sequence ATGCTTGAAGAATTTAGTTTCGGATTTCCCATCCTGTCGTATCTGATCTTCCTTCCGTTGGTTGGAGCGGCCGTCCTCTGGCTGATCGACGACGAAGATCTCCTGAAGTCCACCACCTTGGGGATCACCCTGGTGGAATTGGCGCTGGCTTGCCTCGTCTTAGTCCGCTTCGTGCCCGATTCCGCAGCCATGCAATTTGCAGAACATGCGCGATGGCTTCCCGCGCTCGGTATCGGCTATCACCTGGCCGTCGATGGCATCAGCGTGCTCTTCGTGGGGTTGACGGCCTTTCTGACGGTGTTGGTGGTGATTTACTCCTGGGACACGATCCGTAACCAGGTACGCCTCTATTTCATGGCACTCCTGGCGTTGGAAACCACCACCATGGGCATTTTTGTGTCGATCGACCTGATCCTGTTTTTTGTGTTCTGGGAACTCATGCTCATCCCCAGCTACTTCCTGATCAAGCTCTGGGGAGGCGGAGCAGATCGCCACTATGCCGCTCTCAAATATGTCCTCTATACGCTCTTGGGCAGCGTGTTCATGCTGGTCGGCATCGCCTTGCTCGATATCAATTACCATCAGTGGGCCGTCACGCACCATCTAGACCACGTCTACTCCTTCGATCTCCTGGAGCTGTTATCCGTGCCGATTCCTCTCTCCCAGCAGATCCTGATCTTCTGGCTGATGTTCATGGGGTTCGCGTTCAAGGCGCCGGTCTTTCCCTTCCACACCTGGCTCCCGGATGCCTTAGTGGAGGGACCGATCGGCATGGCCGTCATGCTCGCGGGCATGAAGCTCGGCACTTACGGATTCCTTCGCTTCACCTTCCCATTAGTTCCTGAGGCTGCGAAAAGCGAAGGCGTGATCGCCATTGTAATGGTGCTAGCCCTCTGCGCCATTCTCTATGGGGCGGTGGTGGCGTTGGTCCAACTGGATTTCAAACGGCTGCTGGCCTTCAGCAGTATCAGCCACCTGGGTTTTGTCGTGGTTGGACTGTTTGCTCTGAATTTCCAAGGACTCCAAGGCAGCTTGCTGACCATGATCAACCTCGGGTTCAGCACGGCGGGACTCTTTTTCATGGCTGGCTTTTTGTCTACCCGGCAACAGAGTTCACATCTCGGTTCCTTCGGGGGATTCGCCAAACAAGCGCCGCTCTTAGCGACATTCCTACTGCTGATCGGCATGGCGTCCATCGGACTGCCCGGCACGAACGGCTTTGTTGGAGAATTCCTGATCCTGTTGGGAGCCTTCAAAGCCAAATGGTGGTTTGGCGCAGTCGCCGTCCTTGGCGTGATTTTCGGAGCGGCCTATTTCCTCTGGTACTACGAGCGCTCGATGCTGGGTCCCGTTGGCAAACACGTATCTGCCGTCGTCAAGGACCTTCATATGCGCGAAATCACCATTGCCCTCTCGCTTTCGGTCATGATTCTGTGGATCGGCCTCTACCCATCGCCCTTCCTGAGGATGATGAATGGCTCAATCCAGGCCCTTGTGGATAGGCTGGACCGTGCAAAAGTGGCCTCGGTTCACACTGTGACTCACGTGCCCACGAAGTAG